The following proteins are encoded in a genomic region of Hymenobacter siberiensis:
- a CDS encoding DUF1294 domain-containing protein encodes MTILLNCLLFFNLLCFLLFALDKRKAQRGQRRIAEKTLHLATLPGAAPGAWAAIFILHHKNRKVAFWGVTLALTLLQGAVLYFAWPYFQVPF; translated from the coding sequence ATGACCATCCTCCTGAACTGCCTGTTGTTTTTCAATCTGCTGTGTTTCCTACTCTTCGCCCTGGATAAACGCAAAGCCCAACGGGGCCAGCGGCGCATTGCCGAAAAAACGCTGCACCTCGCCACGCTGCCGGGCGCGGCCCCCGGTGCGTGGGCCGCAATCTTTATACTGCATCATAAAAACCGCAAAGTCGCTTTCTGGGGCGTTACCCTGGCGCTGACGCTGCTGCAAGGGGCGGTGCTCTATTTCGCGTGGCCCTATTTCCAGGTACCGTTTTAG
- a CDS encoding ABC transporter ATP-binding protein, whose translation MFEFLKSISAKNPNASRGPEKPTVSVRERVSALRHLPAFLKLIWHTSPALALANIALRLVRAFLPLATLYVGKLIIDAVVQLTRLPAPERLLTPVLTLVALEFGLVLLADALGRGVALLDSLLGDLFANQSSIRLMEHAAELDLDQFEDSTFYDKLERARRQTLSRTVLMSQVLAQGQDAVTLVLLAGGLVAFQPWLLGLLLLAVVPAFLGESHFNERSYSLSHSWTPERRELDYLRQTGASDETAKEVKIFGLSHFLIDRFRALSDDFYRQNKSLVLRRAGWGALFAGIGAAGYYGAYVYIIARTVAGQISLGQLTFLAGSFARLRSLLEGILSRFSSVADGALYLQDFFDFFALRPRIVRQELTGERPIPFPRPIQQGFEFENVGFQYKNGTKWAIRNLSFKLQAGEKLALVGENGAGKTTLVKLLARLYDPSEGRILLDGHDLREYDPAELRQEIGVIFQDFVRFQLPAGQNLAVGRIEERDNRPRIETAAHQSLADTVIAKLPGGYDQMIGRRFNGGVDLSGGEWQKIALGRAYMRDAQLLILDEPTAALDARAEYEVFQRFKELTQGKTAVLISHRFSTVRMADRILVIENGQFVEIGSHEELLAKGGRYAELFQLQAAGYR comes from the coding sequence ATGTTTGAATTCCTGAAATCCATTTCCGCCAAGAACCCCAACGCCTCGCGCGGCCCCGAAAAGCCCACCGTGAGCGTGCGCGAGCGGGTATCGGCGTTGCGCCATTTGCCGGCGTTTCTGAAGCTCATCTGGCACACGAGCCCCGCGCTGGCGTTGGCCAATATTGCCCTGCGCCTTGTGCGGGCGTTTCTGCCGCTGGCCACGCTTTATGTGGGCAAGCTGATTATTGATGCCGTGGTGCAGCTCACCCGGTTGCCCGCGCCCGAGCGGCTGCTCACGCCTGTGCTCACGCTGGTGGCGCTGGAGTTTGGCTTGGTGCTGCTGGCCGATGCCCTAGGGCGCGGCGTAGCCCTGCTCGATTCGCTGCTCGGCGACCTGTTCGCCAACCAGTCTTCCATCCGCCTCATGGAGCACGCGGCCGAGCTCGACCTCGACCAGTTCGAAGACAGCACTTTCTACGACAAGCTGGAGCGTGCCCGCCGCCAAACCCTCTCGCGCACCGTGCTCATGAGCCAGGTGCTGGCCCAGGGCCAGGATGCCGTGACGCTCGTGCTGCTGGCCGGCGGGCTGGTGGCCTTCCAGCCCTGGCTGCTGGGGCTGCTGCTGCTGGCCGTGGTGCCGGCCTTCCTCGGCGAGTCGCACTTCAACGAGCGCAGCTACTCCCTGAGCCACTCCTGGACGCCCGAGCGCCGCGAACTCGACTACCTGCGCCAGACCGGGGCCAGCGACGAAACGGCCAAGGAAGTGAAGATTTTCGGCCTCTCTCATTTCCTCATCGACCGCTTCCGCGCACTGTCCGACGACTTTTACCGCCAGAACAAATCCCTCGTGCTGCGCCGCGCCGGCTGGGGGGCGCTGTTCGCCGGCATCGGCGCGGCGGGCTACTACGGGGCCTACGTCTACATCATTGCCCGCACCGTGGCCGGGCAGATTTCGCTGGGCCAGCTCACCTTTCTGGCCGGCTCCTTTGCCCGGCTGCGCTCGCTGCTCGAAGGCATCCTCAGCCGCTTCAGCTCCGTGGCCGATGGGGCCTTGTATCTGCAGGATTTCTTCGATTTCTTTGCCCTGCGGCCGCGCATTGTGCGGCAGGAACTTACGGGCGAAAGACCGATACCCTTCCCCCGGCCCATTCAGCAGGGTTTTGAGTTTGAAAACGTCGGGTTCCAGTATAAAAATGGCACAAAATGGGCCATCCGCAACCTGAGCTTTAAGCTGCAGGCCGGCGAAAAGCTGGCGCTGGTGGGCGAAAATGGCGCGGGCAAAACCACCCTCGTCAAGCTCTTGGCCCGCCTCTATGACCCCAGCGAGGGCCGCATCCTGCTCGACGGCCACGACCTGCGCGAGTACGACCCCGCCGAGCTGCGCCAGGAAATCGGCGTCATTTTCCAGGATTTTGTGCGCTTCCAACTGCCGGCCGGCCAGAACCTGGCCGTGGGTCGCATCGAGGAGCGCGACAATCGGCCCCGCATCGAAACCGCCGCCCACCAGAGCCTCGCCGATACCGTGATTGCCAAGCTGCCCGGCGGCTACGACCAGATGATTGGCCGGCGTTTCAACGGTGGCGTGGACCTGAGCGGCGGCGAGTGGCAGAAAATCGCCCTCGGCCGTGCCTACATGCGCGATGCCCAGCTTCTTATCCTTGACGAGCCCACGGCCGCCCTCGACGCCCGCGCCGAGTACGAGGTTTTCCAGCGCTTCAAGGAGCTGACGCAGGGCAAAACCGCCGTCCTCATCAGCCACCGCTTCAGCACCGTCCGCATGGCCGACCGCATTCTGGTCATCGAAAACGGCCAATTTGTGGAGATTGGCAGCCATGAGGAGCTGCTGGCCAAAGGCGGGCGCTACGCCGAGCTGTTTCAGCTACAGGCGGCCGGGTACCGGTAG
- a CDS encoding Uma2 family endonuclease encodes MNTSPWKGQGETRHEFFEGEAFAMTGESIAHNTIAQNFVLALRPVLRGKRCQVIMKTVQLAVEANRHYTYPDIVVSCDPQDQQESRRLHHPLLIVEVLSPSTEAYDRGLKFNQYKKRPSLRHYLLVSQKT; translated from the coding sequence ATGAATACTTCGCCTTGGAAAGGACAAGGAGAAACCCGCCACGAGTTTTTCGAGGGCGAGGCATTTGCAATGACGGGCGAGAGCATCGCCCACAATACCATTGCACAGAACTTTGTATTGGCGTTGCGCCCGGTCCTGCGCGGCAAACGCTGCCAGGTGATAATGAAAACCGTGCAGCTGGCCGTTGAAGCCAACCGCCACTACACCTACCCCGACATTGTAGTGAGCTGCGACCCGCAGGACCAGCAGGAGAGCCGGCGGCTGCACCACCCGCTACTCATCGTGGAGGTGCTCTCGCCCTCTACCGAAGCCTACGACCGGGGCCTGAAATTCAATCAGTACAAGAAGCGGCCCTCGCTACGGCACTACCTGCTGGTATCGCAAAAAACCTGA
- a CDS encoding histidine phosphatase family protein, with amino-acid sequence MLNQLMPSPPNLTFVPVIGTNDEDTTRVRMLQTVMPYAVQHNLTINSDFMVANTKAFARQLRQLRGTVLVVWEHNSIVEIAQDLGLEDVSDWPDTDFDSIWTISFSGGGAKGKAKRPVLSRSRQHIHPSAICPGQGT; translated from the coding sequence GTGCTCAACCAGCTGATGCCCTCGCCGCCCAACCTCACCTTCGTGCCCGTCATCGGCACCAACGACGAGGACACCACCCGCGTGCGAATGCTGCAAACCGTGATGCCCTACGCCGTGCAGCACAACCTCACCATCAATAGCGACTTTATGGTGGCCAACACCAAGGCCTTTGCCCGGCAGCTACGCCAGCTCCGGGGCACCGTGCTGGTGGTGTGGGAGCACAACAGCATCGTGGAGATTGCGCAGGATTTGGGCCTCGAAGACGTGTCGGACTGGCCCGATACCGATTTCGACAGCATCTGGACCATCAGCTTCAGCGGCGGCGGGGCCAAGGGCAAGGCCAAGCGCCCCGTGCTGAGCCGGTCCAGGCAGCACATTCACCCCTCGGCCATTTGCCCGGGCCAGGGTACCTGA
- a CDS encoding DUF4136 domain-containing protein: MKPTITLLMLVLLALTGCMTTREARVDSDYSYRGNFRHYRTYDFMTGTGLTSDTSSLGESVREAIQQRFLAQGYRRVKRRPDMLVNFRLYQGDMKFHGFQQEDLSQWIKRNIEETDDTPREDRQGYEPIRLLLAEGTLLVTLIDVKTNRAVWNGYASGVTVPEGPMGEVVLRRSVRSILDRYRIFTEGFANGNLGGNGASDTEQ; the protein is encoded by the coding sequence ATGAAACCTACTATTACCTTATTGATGCTCGTTTTGCTGGCCCTGACGGGCTGCATGACCACCCGCGAAGCCCGGGTAGATTCGGATTATAGCTACAGGGGCAATTTTCGCCACTACCGCACCTACGATTTCATGACCGGCACCGGCCTCACCTCCGACACCAGCAGTCTGGGCGAATCTGTGCGCGAAGCCATTCAGCAGCGCTTCCTGGCCCAGGGCTACCGCCGGGTCAAGCGCCGCCCCGATATGCTGGTGAACTTCCGGCTGTACCAGGGCGATATGAAATTCCACGGCTTCCAGCAGGAAGACCTCAGCCAGTGGATTAAGCGCAACATCGAGGAAACCGACGACACCCCCCGGGAAGACCGCCAGGGCTACGAGCCCATTCGCCTGCTGCTGGCCGAAGGCACCCTCCTGGTTACCCTCATCGACGTGAAAACCAACCGCGCCGTCTGGAACGGCTACGCCTCAGGCGTGACCGTGCCCGAAGGCCCCATGGGCGAAGTCGTGCTCCGGCGCTCCGTGCGCTCCATCCTGGACCGCTACCGCATTTTCACCGAGGGGTTTGCCAACGGCAACCTGGGCGGTAACGGCGCCAGCGACACGGAGCAGTAG
- a CDS encoding XdhC family protein: MPSPPRDLPVWTLAAACLRAGTPVALLAVLRSEGSSPGRQGFKMAVTADTVAGSIGGGIMEHKWVELARQRLQSGDAMPLLRPQVHRREAPADRSGMMCSGEQDVLLWPLRPTDLAAVTAIESALQTLSGGFLEWSAANGLRFLPPATAATDGATAAAATDLAGFCDYQAGAAWGYRERLGFRDQLTIVGGGHVSLALSNVAAALDFELTVLDDRPNLPTLDSNQAAHHRRVIDYENIAAEIPAGPHRYVVVMTVGYRTDAVVLRHLLHRARQGRTRQGHPYRYLGVMGSTVKVAELRWGLREAGFSETEIARLRGPIGLPIQSQTPEEIAISIAAELIQARRSADF, encoded by the coding sequence ATGCCCTCCCCCCCCCGCGACCTGCCCGTCTGGACTCTTGCTGCTGCCTGCCTGCGGGCCGGCACGCCCGTGGCCCTGCTGGCCGTGCTGCGTAGCGAGGGCAGCAGCCCCGGCCGCCAGGGCTTCAAGATGGCCGTGACGGCCGACACCGTGGCCGGCTCCATTGGCGGGGGCATCATGGAGCACAAATGGGTGGAGCTGGCCCGCCAGCGCCTGCAATCCGGCGATGCGATGCCCCTGCTGCGGCCCCAGGTGCACCGCCGGGAGGCGCCCGCCGACCGCTCCGGGATGATGTGCTCGGGCGAGCAGGACGTACTGCTCTGGCCACTGCGGCCCACTGATTTAGCCGCCGTAACGGCCATCGAAAGCGCTTTGCAGACGCTCAGCGGCGGCTTTCTGGAATGGAGCGCGGCAAACGGGCTCCGATTTCTGCCGCCCGCAACAGCCGCGACTGATGGAGCAACTGCTGCGGCGGCAACCGACTTGGCCGGCTTCTGTGACTACCAGGCGGGGGCGGCGTGGGGCTACCGCGAGCGGCTAGGCTTTCGCGACCAGCTTACCATTGTGGGCGGCGGCCACGTCAGCCTGGCGCTTTCCAACGTGGCGGCCGCGCTGGATTTTGAGCTGACCGTGCTCGACGACCGCCCCAACCTGCCCACGCTCGACAGCAACCAGGCGGCGCACCATCGGCGCGTTATCGACTACGAAAACATAGCGGCCGAAATCCCCGCCGGCCCGCACCGCTACGTGGTGGTGATGACCGTGGGCTATCGCACCGATGCCGTGGTGCTGCGCCACCTGCTGCACCGCGCCCGGCAGGGTCGTACCCGGCAGGGCCACCCCTACCGCTACCTAGGCGTGATGGGCAGCACCGTGAAGGTAGCCGAGCTGCGCTGGGGCCTGCGGGAAGCCGGGTTTTCAGAAACTGAGATTGCGCGGCTGCGCGGCCCCATCGGCCTGCCCATCCAGAGCCAGACCCCCGAGGAAATTGCCATTAGCATCGCCGCCGAGCTGATTCAGGCACGGCGTAGCGCGGACTTTTAG
- a CDS encoding urate hydroxylase PuuD, with product MIQYVTLFALLLTFLLLLGVIFALQRAAKTRPDGGVVGENGSTLAGYSYLLMLLAVLAAVGTAWVLARDTPWAGHILEWLNIVVRLMHITFGIAWIGASFYFVFLENALNRTENVRDELAGNLWAVHGGGFYYLEKYKSAPKVIPKSLHWFKYEAYFTWLSGFSLLFVVYYFNASSMLIDPRVLDISPLAGVGLGVGSFVVAWLIYDGLSRTALVRSKWFMVVGFIVATAFAFFYAQVFSARAAYLHFGAMLGTLMVGNVYFTIIPAQKAMVKAATEGTPLDPQLGKNALARSLHNNYFTLPVLFVMVSNHFPSTFGHAYPWAILAAITLGTAGVKHWLNLREKHQTDSAVWVLPAAVALLLAVVFVTAPPVQSGSAAGGSACTQQVTMSQVNMIVQKRCIQCHSAHPTDDVFKSPPNGVVYDTPEDIIRLKDKIMQRVVVTKTMPQNNKTQITQEERDLIACWINQGAQNK from the coding sequence ATGATTCAATACGTTACCCTGTTTGCCCTGCTGCTCACGTTTTTGCTACTGCTGGGCGTCATTTTCGCCTTACAGCGTGCGGCCAAAACCCGGCCCGATGGCGGCGTGGTGGGCGAGAATGGCTCGACGCTGGCGGGCTACTCCTACCTGCTGATGCTGCTGGCGGTGCTGGCCGCCGTGGGCACGGCCTGGGTGCTGGCCCGCGACACGCCCTGGGCCGGCCACATTCTGGAGTGGCTCAATATCGTGGTGCGCCTCATGCACATCACCTTCGGCATTGCCTGGATTGGCGCCTCGTTCTACTTCGTGTTCCTCGAAAACGCCCTCAACCGCACCGAGAACGTGCGCGACGAGCTGGCCGGCAACCTCTGGGCCGTGCACGGCGGCGGCTTCTATTACCTCGAAAAGTATAAGTCGGCCCCCAAAGTCATTCCCAAAAGCCTGCACTGGTTTAAGTACGAGGCCTATTTCACCTGGCTCTCGGGCTTCAGCCTGCTGTTTGTGGTGTACTACTTCAACGCCAGCTCAATGCTGATTGACCCGCGCGTGCTGGATATTTCGCCGCTGGCGGGCGTGGGCCTCGGGGTGGGTTCGTTTGTGGTGGCCTGGCTGATTTATGATGGACTGAGCCGCACGGCGCTTGTGCGCAGCAAGTGGTTCATGGTCGTTGGGTTTATTGTTGCCACGGCGTTTGCGTTTTTCTATGCGCAGGTGTTCAGCGCCCGAGCGGCCTACCTGCACTTTGGGGCCATGCTGGGCACGCTGATGGTGGGCAACGTGTACTTCACCATTATTCCGGCCCAAAAAGCCATGGTGAAAGCTGCCACCGAAGGCACGCCCCTCGACCCGCAGCTGGGCAAAAATGCCTTGGCCCGCTCGCTGCACAACAATTACTTCACGCTGCCCGTGCTGTTTGTGATGGTGAGCAACCACTTTCCCAGCACCTTCGGGCACGCGTATCCGTGGGCCATTCTGGCGGCCATCACGCTGGGTACGGCCGGCGTGAAGCACTGGCTGAACCTGCGCGAAAAGCACCAGACCGACTCGGCCGTATGGGTACTGCCCGCCGCCGTGGCCCTGCTGCTGGCGGTGGTGTTCGTGACGGCCCCGCCCGTGCAATCGGGCAGCGCGGCCGGCGGCAGCGCCTGCACCCAGCAGGTAACCATGAGCCAGGTGAACATGATTGTGCAGAAGCGCTGCATCCAGTGCCACTCGGCGCACCCGACGGATGACGTGTTCAAGTCGCCGCCCAACGGCGTGGTATATGACACGCCGGAGGATATTATTCGACTGAAAGACAAAATCATGCAGCGCGTAGTAGTGACGAAAACGATGCCCCAGAACAACAAAACCCAGATTACCCAGGAGGAGCGCGACCTCATTGCGTGCTGGATTAATCAGGGGGCGCAGAACAAGTAG
- the allB gene encoding allantoinase AllB, translating into MSTLALRSQRVVTPEGERAATILIENGRITALLPYEAEIAADSVLDVGRRAVLPGIIDPHVHINEPGRTDWEGFDTATRAALAGGLTSLVDMPLNSAPVTTSVANLELKKAATQGQLHCNVGFWGGVVPGNAAEIEPLIAAGVLGFKAFLTHSGIDDFPNATEEGLRRVMPILARHRLPLLVHCELSEDNDDWKKNDHRSYPNYLASRPKKWEDDAVNMMIRLCEEFNCPVHIVHLSSANSIAPIAAAKVRGLPLTVETGQHYLYFNAEDIADGQTQFKCAPPIRERANNEQLWAALQAGIIDFVATDHSPAPPDLKQLESGDFTTAWGGIASLQLALPVLWTAARPRGATLSDMARWLSANPAKLAGQSEKKGRIAPGFDADLIVFDPEMTFVVSEELLQHKHKVSPYICQELAGVVELTFLMGEQVFQRPDFTHLNHGQFLTR; encoded by the coding sequence ATGTCAACTCTTGCTTTGCGCAGCCAGCGCGTGGTCACACCCGAGGGCGAGCGCGCCGCTACCATCCTCATCGAAAACGGCCGCATCACCGCCCTGCTGCCCTACGAGGCCGAAATCGCGGCCGATTCGGTGCTCGACGTGGGCCGCCGCGCCGTGCTGCCCGGCATAATTGACCCGCACGTTCACATCAACGAGCCGGGCCGCACCGACTGGGAGGGCTTCGATACGGCCACTCGGGCCGCGCTGGCCGGCGGCCTCACCTCGCTGGTCGATATGCCCCTGAACTCGGCCCCGGTCACAACTTCGGTGGCGAATCTTGAATTGAAAAAAGCCGCTACCCAGGGCCAGCTACACTGCAACGTGGGCTTCTGGGGGGGCGTGGTGCCGGGCAATGCGGCCGAGATTGAACCGCTGATTGCGGCCGGCGTGCTCGGCTTTAAGGCCTTTCTCACGCACTCTGGGATTGACGATTTTCCCAATGCCACGGAGGAGGGTTTGCGGCGCGTGATGCCGATTCTGGCCCGGCACCGGCTGCCGCTGCTGGTGCACTGCGAACTATCCGAAGACAACGACGACTGGAAGAAAAACGACCACCGCTCGTACCCCAACTACCTGGCCTCGCGCCCCAAAAAGTGGGAGGATGATGCCGTGAATATGATGATTCGCCTGTGCGAAGAATTCAACTGCCCGGTGCACATCGTGCATTTGTCGTCGGCCAACTCCATTGCGCCCATTGCCGCCGCCAAGGTCCGGGGCTTGCCGCTAACGGTGGAAACCGGCCAGCACTACCTCTATTTCAACGCCGAAGATATTGCCGACGGCCAAACGCAGTTTAAGTGCGCCCCGCCCATCCGCGAGCGGGCCAACAACGAGCAACTCTGGGCCGCCTTGCAGGCCGGCATCATCGACTTCGTAGCCACCGACCACTCGCCCGCGCCGCCCGACTTGAAGCAGCTCGAAAGCGGCGACTTCACCACGGCCTGGGGCGGCATTGCCTCGCTGCAGCTGGCCCTGCCGGTGCTCTGGACGGCCGCCCGCCCGCGCGGAGCCACCCTGAGCGATATGGCCCGTTGGCTGAGCGCAAACCCGGCGAAGCTGGCGGGCCAAAGCGAGAAAAAGGGTCGGATTGCGCCCGGCTTCGACGCCGATTTAATCGTTTTTGACCCCGAAATGACCTTTGTGGTGAGCGAGGAGCTGCTTCAGCACAAACACAAAGTGTCGCCTTACATTTGCCAGGAATTGGCGGGCGTGGTGGAATTAACTTTTCTCATGGGCGAGCAGGTTTTTCAGCGTCCCGATTTCACTCATCTCAACCACGGCCAGTTTTTAACCCGGTAG
- a CDS encoding allantoate amidohydrolase, whose protein sequence is MQHEYTARAEQIMRRIQELAAISEDADSVTRTFGTPAFLEGRALVQSWFEAAGLPTRVDGIGNLRARLESPNRDAKTFVLASHIDTVVNAGKFDGPLGVLMGLDLLENLIAQKAELPFHIELIAFSDEEGVRFHTTYLGSQVVAGAFDHALLARCDEAGISLSQALEAMGGNTSQLSLDAIPAAEWLGYFELHIEQGPVLWERNVPVALVTAIAGQQRVELTFTGMAGHAGTVPMAMRQDALCAAAEFVLIAEQFAQVHGRGLVATVGKLAISHAASNVIPGAVTCSLDLRSPDEQALTQAYDFLRSHAEALALQRNVKLSWQLIQHTAPVACDSALNSLLARAIAETGYETIALVSGAGHDAVPVSFVAPATMLFIRCYKGISHNPLEDVELLDLAAAIAVADRFVSELKIKNEELKMS, encoded by the coding sequence ATGCAGCACGAATACACAGCCCGCGCCGAGCAGATTATGCGGCGCATCCAGGAGCTGGCGGCCATCAGCGAAGACGCCGATAGCGTGACGCGCACCTTTGGCACGCCCGCCTTTCTGGAGGGCCGCGCCCTGGTGCAAAGCTGGTTTGAAGCCGCCGGCCTGCCCACCCGCGTCGACGGCATCGGCAACCTGCGCGCCCGACTGGAAAGCCCGAACCGCGACGCCAAAACCTTCGTGCTGGCCTCGCACATTGATACGGTGGTGAACGCCGGTAAATTCGATGGCCCGCTGGGCGTGCTCATGGGCCTCGATTTGCTGGAAAACCTGATTGCGCAGAAAGCCGAGCTGCCGTTTCATATCGAGCTCATTGCCTTCAGCGACGAGGAAGGCGTGCGCTTCCACACCACCTACCTGGGCAGCCAGGTGGTGGCCGGGGCCTTCGACCACGCCCTGCTGGCCCGGTGCGACGAGGCGGGCATCTCCCTCAGCCAGGCGCTGGAAGCCATGGGCGGCAATACCTCGCAGCTCTCGCTGGATGCCATTCCGGCCGCCGAGTGGCTGGGCTATTTCGAGCTGCACATCGAGCAGGGCCCGGTACTGTGGGAACGCAACGTGCCGGTAGCGCTGGTGACGGCCATTGCCGGCCAGCAGCGCGTCGAGCTGACGTTTACCGGCATGGCCGGCCACGCCGGCACCGTGCCCATGGCCATGCGCCAGGATGCCCTCTGCGCCGCCGCCGAGTTTGTGCTCATCGCCGAGCAGTTTGCGCAGGTGCACGGCCGGGGTCTGGTGGCCACGGTGGGCAAGCTGGCCATCAGCCACGCGGCCAGCAACGTAATTCCCGGCGCGGTAACCTGTAGCCTCGACCTACGCAGCCCCGACGAGCAGGCCCTCACCCAGGCCTACGACTTCCTGCGCAGCCACGCTGAGGCCTTGGCCCTGCAGCGCAACGTGAAGCTGAGCTGGCAGCTCATTCAGCACACTGCGCCCGTGGCCTGCGACTCCGCGCTGAATAGCCTGCTGGCCCGGGCCATTGCCGAAACCGGCTACGAAACCATTGCCTTAGTAAGCGGTGCCGGCCATGATGCCGTGCCCGTCTCGTTCGTGGCCCCGGCCACGATGCTGTTTATTCGCTGCTACAAAGGCATCAGCCACAACCCGCTGGAAGATGTGGAGCTGCTCGATTTGGCTGCCGCCATCGCCGTGGCCGACCGCTTTGTTTCTGAATTAAAAATTAAAAATGAAGAATTGAAAATGAGCTGA
- the allE gene encoding (S)-ureidoglycine aminohydrolase has translation MEMSALTRSVTKRNHAIIAPDGYINSNVPGWTGCTVNVIINEQMGACLCQTLVTLTAAGQLLGKTEASQIFFYVVEGECQAAVGSETRILTAGHYVYVPVGQAYGFANAAPDTKILTFHKVYEPLADQATPAIHWGERDLSKAPVYMNDEALRIQELLPNELGFDMAVNIFTYGIGGNLPMVETHIMEHGLMYLEGQAIYMLDHCWYPVKKGDSIWMAPYCQQWATAMGQEPSVYIYYKNVNRFPTVR, from the coding sequence ATGGAAATGTCTGCCCTGACGCGCTCGGTCACAAAGCGCAACCACGCCATCATTGCCCCCGACGGTTACATCAACAGCAACGTGCCCGGCTGGACCGGCTGCACCGTCAACGTCATCATCAACGAGCAGATGGGCGCCTGCCTGTGCCAGACGCTCGTTACCCTCACCGCCGCCGGCCAGCTGCTGGGCAAAACCGAGGCTTCGCAGATATTTTTCTACGTGGTGGAGGGTGAATGCCAGGCAGCCGTGGGCAGCGAAACCCGGATTCTGACGGCGGGCCATTACGTGTATGTGCCAGTAGGCCAGGCGTATGGATTCGCCAATGCCGCGCCCGATACGAAGATTCTGACGTTCCACAAGGTATATGAGCCGCTGGCAGACCAGGCCACGCCCGCTATTCATTGGGGCGAGCGGGATTTGAGCAAAGCGCCCGTGTACATGAACGACGAGGCTCTGCGCATCCAGGAGCTGCTGCCCAATGAGCTGGGCTTCGACATGGCCGTGAACATCTTCACCTACGGCATCGGCGGCAACTTGCCCATGGTGGAAACCCACATCATGGAGCACGGTCTGATGTATCTGGAGGGCCAGGCCATCTACATGCTTGACCACTGCTGGTACCCGGTGAAAAAGGGCGATTCCATCTGGATGGCCCCGTATTGCCAGCAATGGGCCACGGCGATGGGGCAGGAGCCGTCGGTGTACATCTAT